The Spiroplasma clarkii genome has a window encoding:
- a CDS encoding histidine phosphatase family protein, producing MKKTLYIMRHGQTMFNQLKRMQGWCDSPLTKYGIAQAKIAGEWFKNKKIDFKHGYCSTSERTSDTLENVVPKIPYHRLKGIKEQSFGKFEAQPEFLNPPSPYGDFFKYAGGETDTELKNRVVKTISDIAANDAEKQILIVTHGIVIAQFIRSQIKEGQTFPRFTNCSIIVFEYENEKFNFKEIINHDYSKIDHLAE from the coding sequence ATGAAAAAGACACTTTATATTATGAGACATGGTCAAACTATGTTTAATCAATTAAAAAGAATGCAAGGTTGATGTGATTCACCATTAACAAAATATGGAATTGCTCAAGCAAAAATTGCTGGGGAGTGATTTAAAAATAAAAAAATAGACTTTAAACATGGTTATTGTTCAACTTCAGAAAGAACTTCAGATACTTTAGAAAATGTAGTTCCCAAAATTCCTTACCATAGACTAAAAGGAATCAAAGAACAAAGTTTTGGTAAATTTGAAGCTCAACCTGAATTTTTAAACCCACCTTCACCATATGGGGATTTTTTCAAGTATGCTGGTGGTGAAACTGATACAGAACTTAAAAATAGGGTTGTGAAAACTATTAGTGATATTGCAGCTAATGATGCTGAAAAACAAATTTTGATTGTAACCCATGGGATTGTCATAGCACAATTTATTAGAAGTCAAATCAAAGAAGGACAAACATTTCCTAGATTTACCAACTGTTCTATCATTGTTTTTGAGTATGAAAATGAAAAATTTAATTTTAAAGAAATTATCAATCATGATTATTCAAAAATTGATCATTTAGCAGAATAA